A single Nocardioides bizhenqiangii DNA region contains:
- a CDS encoding sarcosine oxidase subunit gamma codes for MAELTHSLIGMRRSPLAGMARDLMDNAVTGERNVRVSEWRFTTMVSLRVDPASPAAADLEKVLGTTLPRNSGEVSSHGQHSVLWLGPDEWLVVSQTSADDLVPALAASVAGAHAAVVDVSANRTVLELRGASARAVLQKGCPLDLHPRSFGPGQAVSTTLARIPLVLWQVGPDSYRLLPRASFAEYVARWLLDATQEFASAFQDGGRSE; via the coding sequence ATGGCTGAGCTCACCCACAGCTTGATCGGGATGCGCCGCAGCCCGCTGGCCGGCATGGCGCGGGACCTGATGGACAACGCCGTCACCGGCGAGCGCAACGTGCGCGTCTCGGAGTGGCGGTTCACCACCATGGTGAGCCTCCGCGTCGACCCCGCGTCGCCGGCAGCCGCAGACCTGGAGAAGGTGCTCGGGACCACGCTCCCGCGGAACTCCGGCGAGGTCAGCAGCCACGGCCAGCACAGCGTGCTCTGGCTGGGACCGGACGAGTGGCTCGTGGTCTCGCAGACGTCGGCTGACGACCTCGTCCCGGCGCTCGCGGCCAGCGTGGCCGGGGCGCACGCGGCGGTCGTCGACGTGTCGGCCAACCGGACCGTGCTGGAGCTCCGGGGCGCGTCCGCGCGCGCCGTGCTCCAGAAGGGGTGCCCGCTCGACCTCCACCCGCGGTCCTTCGGCCCCGGGCAGGCGGTCTCGACGACGCTGGCGCGGATCCCCCTCGTGCTGTGGCAGGTCGGCCCGGACAGCTACCGGCTGCTGCCGCGCGCGTCGTTCGCCGAGTACGTCGCGCGGTGGCTGCTGGACGCCACGCAGGAGTTCGCCTCTGCCTTCCAGGACGGTGGACGCAGCGAGTGA
- a CDS encoding matrixin family metalloprotease, with protein sequence MSRPLSERWRSGLALLISVVVLSGIILFAPADGPAALRRLFGLGEDRLRDPADVPPGGTYAFLETQPNNPGEPVAWDPCDEIHYEINPDGAPEDADDTEEFVEEALEVVSHYTGLEFVYDGRTDRRPEWDRAFVPSIGRHEPVLIAWATEDEVPQLEDDVAGIGGAVAVEVDPGGWLRYVTGGVTLDSDAFEDIGSVFGDGGERRAILLHELGHLVGLDHVDSREELMYADNIGVRDFALGDQNGLIAVGSGRCA encoded by the coding sequence ATGAGCCGACCTCTCAGCGAGCGCTGGCGGTCGGGTCTGGCGCTTCTGATCAGCGTCGTCGTGCTGAGCGGGATCATCCTGTTCGCGCCGGCCGACGGTCCGGCCGCGCTCCGGCGGTTGTTCGGCCTCGGCGAGGACCGACTGCGGGACCCCGCGGACGTCCCGCCGGGCGGCACCTACGCGTTCCTCGAGACCCAGCCGAACAATCCGGGTGAGCCGGTGGCGTGGGACCCGTGCGACGAGATCCACTACGAGATCAATCCCGACGGTGCCCCCGAGGACGCCGACGACACCGAGGAGTTCGTCGAGGAGGCGTTGGAGGTGGTCTCGCACTACACCGGCCTCGAGTTCGTGTACGACGGCCGCACCGACCGCCGCCCGGAGTGGGACCGCGCCTTCGTGCCGTCGATCGGCCGGCACGAGCCGGTGCTCATCGCATGGGCGACCGAGGACGAGGTGCCGCAGCTCGAGGACGACGTCGCCGGGATCGGCGGCGCGGTCGCCGTCGAGGTCGACCCGGGGGGATGGCTGCGCTACGTCACCGGCGGCGTCACGCTGGACAGCGACGCCTTCGAGGACATCGGCAGCGTGTTCGGCGACGGTGGCGAGCGCCGGGCGATCCTGCTGCACGAGCTCGGCCACCTGGTGGGGCTCGACCACGTCGACTCCCGCGAGGAGCTGATGTACGCCGACAACATCGGCGTCCGCGACTTCGCGCTCGGGGACCAGAACGGGCTGATCGCCGTCGGCAGCGGCAGGTGCGCCTGA
- a CDS encoding BCCT family transporter, which translates to MTTTPETPRRRPPVTNGRSTAQVVHDAVEDAFRTPVADPIPHPALDLKPELRGREKAGLDKVVFGVSAVVALAFLAWGMVSTDSLSTASGDALGWVMGNAGWLFVLTSSSFVVFVIWLAASRYGTIPLGRDDEEPEFRTISWVAMMFSAGMGIGLMFYGVAEPISHLATPPPGTGDAGNPEAVQNAMATTLFHWTLHPWALYAVVGLAIAYGVYRKGRLQLISSAFEPLLGKRAHGGVGKVIDIFAIFATLFGSATSLGLGALQIRTGMEIVGGIGTTGNALLIGIIAVLTAAFVVSAVSGVAKGIQWLSNINMVLAITLALFLFVVGPSIFMLDLVPTSIGSYVQTLPEMSARTGAEGADTQAWLEGWTVFYWAWWLSWTPFVGMFIARISRGRTIRQFVTGVLVVPSLVSVIWFCVMGGAAMDLQLDGVDIAGAGGLESQLFTTLESFPLATVTSVLVMVLVAIFFVSGADAASIVMGTLSEKGTQEPSRLNVIFWGVATGASAAVMLLVGGADALSGLQTITIVAALPFVLVMVGLAVSLVKDLRKDPLMVRRKYGEDAVAQAVIAGVTEHGDDFALTVECTNGKSDHS; encoded by the coding sequence ATGACTACGACACCCGAGACGCCGCGTCGCCGGCCGCCGGTGACGAACGGCAGGTCAACCGCGCAGGTAGTGCACGACGCCGTCGAGGACGCGTTCAGGACGCCCGTGGCGGACCCGATCCCCCACCCCGCGCTCGACTTGAAGCCCGAGCTGCGCGGTAGGGAGAAGGCCGGGCTGGACAAGGTCGTCTTCGGAGTCAGCGCTGTCGTCGCGCTGGCGTTCCTCGCGTGGGGAATGGTCAGCACCGACTCGCTGAGCACCGCGTCGGGTGACGCGCTCGGCTGGGTGATGGGCAACGCCGGCTGGCTGTTCGTGCTCACCTCGAGCTCGTTCGTCGTCTTCGTCATCTGGCTGGCGGCGAGCCGCTACGGGACCATCCCCCTCGGTCGTGACGACGAGGAGCCCGAGTTCCGGACCATCTCGTGGGTCGCCATGATGTTCAGCGCCGGCATGGGCATCGGTCTCATGTTCTACGGCGTGGCCGAGCCCATCTCGCACCTGGCCACCCCTCCCCCGGGCACCGGCGATGCCGGCAACCCGGAAGCGGTCCAGAACGCGATGGCGACCACCCTCTTCCACTGGACGTTGCATCCCTGGGCGCTCTACGCCGTGGTGGGCCTCGCAATCGCGTACGGCGTCTACCGCAAGGGTCGCCTGCAGCTGATCTCCTCCGCGTTCGAGCCGCTGCTCGGCAAGCGGGCGCACGGCGGAGTGGGCAAGGTCATCGACATCTTCGCGATCTTCGCGACCCTGTTCGGGTCCGCGACCTCGCTGGGCCTGGGCGCGCTGCAGATCCGGACGGGCATGGAGATCGTCGGCGGCATCGGGACGACGGGCAATGCCCTGCTCATCGGCATCATCGCCGTCCTCACCGCCGCCTTCGTCGTCTCCGCCGTGTCCGGGGTCGCCAAGGGCATCCAGTGGCTCTCCAACATCAACATGGTGCTGGCAATCACCCTCGCCCTGTTCCTGTTCGTCGTCGGCCCGTCGATCTTCATGCTCGACCTGGTCCCGACGTCGATCGGCAGCTACGTCCAGACGCTTCCCGAGATGTCGGCCCGCACCGGCGCCGAGGGTGCCGACACCCAGGCCTGGCTCGAGGGCTGGACTGTCTTCTACTGGGCGTGGTGGCTGTCCTGGACGCCGTTCGTCGGCATGTTCATCGCGCGCATCTCCCGCGGCCGCACCATCCGGCAGTTCGTCACCGGTGTCCTGGTCGTTCCGAGCCTGGTCAGTGTCATCTGGTTCTGCGTCATGGGCGGCGCCGCCATGGATCTCCAGCTGGACGGTGTGGACATCGCGGGCGCCGGCGGCCTGGAGTCGCAGCTGTTCACCACGCTGGAATCCTTCCCGCTCGCCACCGTCACGTCGGTGCTGGTGATGGTGCTGGTCGCGATCTTCTTCGTCTCGGGCGCCGACGCGGCGTCGATCGTGATGGGCACCCTGTCCGAGAAGGGCACCCAGGAGCCGAGCCGGCTCAACGTGATCTTCTGGGGTGTCGCAACGGGTGCTTCCGCGGCGGTCATGCTGTTGGTCGGAGGAGCCGACGCGCTCAGCGGCCTGCAGACCATCACCATCGTGGCGGCTCTGCCGTTCGTCCTCGTCATGGTCGGGCTCGCCGTATCTCTGGTGAAGGATCTGCGCAAGGATCCGCTGATGGTTCGTCGCAAGTACGGCGAGGACGCGGTCGCGCAGGCCGTGATCGCCGGCGTCACCGAGCACGGTGACGACTTCGCCCTCACCGTCGAGTGCACCAACGGGAAGAGCGACCACAGCTAG
- a CDS encoding class I SAM-dependent methyltransferase, with protein sequence MVDELMEVVSVADYGALAEVYEWLISDARLTPAEFVATFDDVIEPLPTAAAVLDCACGTGQLAVGLAGLGMQVVATDASEAMVRRTGELAREFGASLRTVRAAWDELPGHFDDASFDMVFCVGNSLHHAEGASGRLAALKSMSRLLRRGGQLVLTSRTWELVRAGGSRLDIRDRLVHRNGRDAVVIYRWEIAPRWEQEHHIEIAVAEVGKDRSVLVHSERLSSWPYRYDELASELQSVGLGVERSTFNPEVEGYLVVATRE encoded by the coding sequence GTGGTCGACGAGTTGATGGAGGTGGTCTCGGTGGCGGACTACGGTGCACTGGCAGAGGTCTACGAGTGGCTCATCTCGGATGCGAGGCTCACACCCGCCGAGTTCGTCGCGACCTTCGATGACGTCATCGAGCCCCTTCCGACAGCCGCTGCAGTCCTCGATTGCGCGTGCGGGACCGGGCAGCTGGCGGTTGGACTCGCCGGTCTCGGCATGCAGGTTGTCGCGACCGATGCCAGTGAAGCCATGGTTCGTCGGACTGGAGAGCTGGCTCGGGAGTTCGGTGCTTCGCTGCGGACGGTTCGAGCCGCCTGGGATGAGTTGCCCGGCCACTTCGACGACGCGAGTTTCGACATGGTGTTCTGCGTCGGCAATTCGTTGCACCATGCGGAGGGTGCGAGCGGCCGGCTGGCTGCGTTGAAGTCGATGTCACGGCTGCTGCGTCGCGGAGGACAGTTGGTTCTGACATCCCGCACCTGGGAGCTCGTACGCGCCGGCGGCTCCCGATTGGACATCCGTGACCGCCTGGTTCACCGGAATGGCCGCGATGCCGTCGTGATCTATCGCTGGGAGATAGCGCCACGGTGGGAGCAAGAGCACCACATCGAGATTGCCGTCGCGGAAGTAGGAAAGGACAGGTCGGTCCTGGTCCACTCCGAGCGGCTGTCGTCGTGGCCGTACCGGTACGACGAACTCGCGTCGGAGTTGCAGAGCGTCGGACTAGGCGTCGAGAGGAGCACGTTCAACCCAGAGGTCGAGGGGTACCTGGTGGTGGCAACCAGGGAGTAG
- a CDS encoding L-serine ammonia-lyase, with protein MTLSAFDLYSVGIGPSSSHTVGPMRAAKRFADNLSESGRLVDVVRVRAELFGSLGATGHGHGSPKAVVLGLEGEDPATTDPDRASGRLDEIKNSGELLLGGARPIRFDVDSDLLMHRRKSLPAHPNGMTFAAYDADDAEIVHSTFYSVGGGFVVDEAATGADRVVLDDTPVKFPFSTGAELLEICAREQLSISDVMLANEQSWRSESEIRDGMLHLWSVMAECIENGFHREGVLPGGLKVPRRAPALFRDLTAQGDADPLHVVDWVNLYALAVNEENASGGRIVTAPTNGAAGIIPAVLHYYIRFVPGADDDGIVRFMLTAAAVGILFKTNASISGAEVGCQGEVGSACSMAAGGLAEVLGANPRQVENAAEIGIEHNLGLTCDPVGGLVQIPCIERNALASIKAINAARLAINGDGTHKVSLDKAIKTMRDTGADMKTKYKETARGGLAVNVIEC; from the coding sequence GTGACACTCTCCGCCTTCGACCTCTACTCCGTCGGCATCGGGCCCTCGTCGTCCCACACAGTGGGTCCGATGCGTGCTGCCAAGCGCTTCGCCGACAACCTGTCCGAGTCGGGACGACTGGTCGATGTGGTGCGGGTGCGCGCTGAGCTGTTCGGCTCGCTCGGCGCCACCGGTCACGGGCACGGCTCGCCGAAGGCGGTCGTCCTCGGCCTCGAGGGTGAGGACCCCGCGACCACCGACCCCGACCGCGCATCCGGCCGGCTCGACGAGATCAAGAACAGCGGCGAGCTGCTCCTCGGCGGCGCCAGGCCGATCAGGTTCGACGTCGACTCCGACCTGCTCATGCACCGGCGCAAGAGCCTGCCGGCCCACCCCAACGGCATGACGTTCGCGGCGTACGACGCGGACGACGCCGAGATCGTGCACAGCACGTTCTACTCCGTCGGGGGCGGATTCGTCGTCGACGAGGCCGCCACCGGGGCCGACCGGGTCGTCCTCGACGACACCCCGGTCAAGTTCCCGTTCTCCACCGGCGCGGAGCTCCTCGAGATCTGCGCCCGCGAGCAGCTGTCCATCAGCGACGTCATGCTCGCCAACGAGCAGTCCTGGCGCAGCGAGTCGGAGATCCGCGACGGCATGCTGCACCTGTGGTCGGTGATGGCCGAGTGCATCGAGAACGGCTTCCACCGCGAGGGGGTCCTCCCCGGTGGGCTCAAGGTCCCGCGCCGGGCCCCCGCCCTCTTCCGGGACCTCACCGCGCAGGGCGACGCCGACCCGCTCCACGTCGTCGACTGGGTCAACCTGTACGCCCTCGCCGTCAACGAGGAGAACGCCTCGGGCGGCCGCATCGTCACTGCGCCCACCAACGGCGCAGCCGGCATCATCCCTGCGGTCCTCCACTACTACATCCGTTTCGTCCCCGGCGCCGACGACGACGGCATCGTCCGCTTCATGCTCACCGCGGCCGCGGTCGGGATCCTCTTCAAGACCAACGCCTCGATCTCCGGCGCCGAGGTCGGCTGCCAGGGAGAGGTCGGCTCGGCCTGCTCGATGGCAGCCGGGGGGCTCGCCGAGGTGCTCGGCGCGAACCCACGCCAGGTGGAGAACGCCGCCGAGATCGGCATCGAGCACAACCTCGGCCTCACCTGCGACCCGGTCGGTGGCCTCGTGCAGATCCCCTGCATCGAGCGCAACGCCCTGGCCTCGATCAAGGCGATCAACGCCGCCCGGCTCGCCATCAACGGCGACGGCACGCACAAGGTCAGCCTCGACAAGGCGATCAAGACGATGCGCGACACGGGTGCCGACATGAAGACCAAGTACAAGGAGACCGCCCGCGGCGGTCTGGCCGTCAACGTCATCGAGTGCTGA
- a CDS encoding DUF1353 domain-containing protein yields the protein MELGPTTPQPSAFYDGGLPPGNPRPDLPAKIMLERIETVSGREPREAFRMMRRIAYRDEEYGEILVPADLDSFETDFASVPTLLTWLVPRTGTHLPAALIHDGLVGGSDYVATRYPPGTDPIDRVGADLVFRRAMRDSYIPLIRRWLVWSAVTLGTIWDGSESWSRRRHLRYLVAALGSLLVVAALGVAATLDLFDVVAWLPWMGADRGFLLELVGGLAGAVVIPLLLGVTWGRFAVAGVVTGIALAVLLHVTFLLLGLTAFYQVAERVARRTPVAALVAAAVVLAASLVLTVLLVGTSG from the coding sequence ATGGAGCTCGGGCCCACCACCCCCCAACCCTCGGCGTTCTACGACGGCGGCCTGCCACCCGGGAACCCGCGTCCCGACCTGCCGGCCAAGATCATGCTCGAGCGGATCGAGACCGTCTCCGGACGGGAGCCGCGCGAGGCATTCCGGATGATGCGGCGGATCGCCTACCGCGACGAGGAGTACGGCGAAATCCTGGTGCCGGCCGACCTCGACTCGTTCGAGACCGACTTCGCCTCGGTGCCGACCCTGCTGACCTGGCTGGTGCCGAGGACCGGCACCCACCTGCCGGCCGCACTGATCCACGACGGACTGGTGGGCGGCAGCGACTACGTCGCCACCCGGTACCCGCCGGGCACCGATCCGATCGACCGGGTGGGCGCGGACCTGGTCTTCCGCCGGGCGATGCGCGACAGCTACATCCCACTGATCCGTCGCTGGCTGGTGTGGTCGGCGGTGACGCTCGGGACCATCTGGGACGGCTCCGAGAGCTGGTCCCGGAGGCGGCACCTGCGCTACCTCGTCGCCGCCCTCGGCAGTCTCCTCGTCGTGGCCGCCCTCGGAGTCGCCGCGACGCTCGACCTGTTCGACGTCGTCGCCTGGCTGCCGTGGATGGGCGCCGACCGGGGGTTCTTGCTGGAGCTGGTCGGAGGCCTGGCCGGCGCGGTCGTGATCCCGCTGCTCCTCGGCGTGACCTGGGGACGGTTCGCCGTCGCCGGGGTGGTGACGGGCATCGCCCTCGCCGTCCTCCTGCACGTCACGTTCCTGCTGCTCGGGCTGACCGCCTTCTACCAGGTGGCAGAGCGGGTGGCCCGCCGGACGCCGGTCGCCGCCCTGGTCGCGGCGGCGGTGGTGCTGGCCGCCAGCCTGGTGCTGACCGTGCTGCTGGTCGGCACCTCCGGGTGA
- a CDS encoding thioredoxin domain-containing protein has translation MANRLRDATSPYLLQHADNPVHWWEWGPGAFAEARERNVPVLLSVGYAACHWCHVMAHESFEDDATAAYMNEHFVNVKVDREERPDVDAVYMQATTAMTGHGGWPMTVVLDHDGAPFFAGTYFPDRPRHGQPAFTQVLQALTEAWQDRGEEVRRVADQLREHLAMSAQLPAGAVTAELLDGAVATLAEEFDPMAGGFGNAPKFPPTMVLEFLRRYASGEETESVRQAKHMLARTTAAMAGGGMYDQLGGGFARYAVDRGWVVPHFEKMLYDNAQLVGLYARLGTEPGDRIARETADFLLRELRTPEGGFASALDADSPDPATGKSVEGAFYAWTPAQLVEVLGEERGQWAAGVFAVTENGTFEHGMSTLQLRHYPVGAEDQGRLADVRDRLLAARAERPRPGLDDKVVAAWNGLVITGLCDAGLLLADQQYVDAAVVAGELLERLHLVPTDTGDRSILRVSRDGVAGSHAGVLEDYGCVASGFLSLVQATGDAKWLTLATAVLDHALAGFRAPDGGFFDTHADAEALVARPRDPGDNASPSGFSSMIHALVTAHALTGEGRYRDAAEEALATIAGLAERAPRFAGWSLAAAHTMLAGPLEVAVVGPAGAERDALADRARRIPGAVVVVADGPRDDVPLLVGRTPVDGRPAAYVCRGFVCERPVTSPDKLP, from the coding sequence GTGGCCAACCGACTGCGGGACGCGACGTCGCCGTACCTCCTCCAGCACGCCGACAACCCCGTCCACTGGTGGGAGTGGGGACCCGGCGCGTTCGCCGAGGCGCGGGAGCGCAACGTCCCGGTGCTGCTGAGCGTGGGTTATGCCGCCTGCCACTGGTGCCACGTGATGGCGCACGAGTCGTTCGAGGACGACGCGACCGCGGCGTACATGAACGAGCACTTCGTCAACGTCAAGGTCGACCGCGAGGAGCGGCCCGACGTGGACGCCGTCTACATGCAGGCGACGACCGCGATGACCGGGCACGGTGGTTGGCCGATGACCGTCGTGCTCGACCACGACGGAGCGCCGTTCTTCGCCGGCACCTACTTCCCCGACCGGCCGCGGCACGGGCAACCGGCGTTCACCCAGGTGCTGCAGGCGCTGACCGAGGCCTGGCAGGACCGCGGCGAGGAGGTACGACGCGTCGCCGACCAGCTCCGCGAGCACCTCGCCATGTCCGCCCAGCTGCCGGCGGGTGCGGTGACCGCGGAGCTGCTCGACGGCGCGGTGGCGACGCTGGCCGAGGAGTTCGACCCGATGGCCGGTGGTTTCGGCAACGCGCCGAAGTTCCCGCCCACGATGGTGCTCGAGTTCCTGCGCCGCTACGCGTCGGGCGAGGAGACCGAGTCGGTCCGGCAGGCGAAGCACATGCTCGCCCGTACGACGGCAGCGATGGCCGGCGGCGGCATGTACGACCAGCTCGGAGGCGGCTTCGCGCGGTACGCCGTCGACCGCGGCTGGGTGGTGCCGCACTTCGAGAAGATGCTCTACGACAACGCACAGCTGGTCGGGCTCTACGCCCGGCTCGGGACCGAACCCGGAGACCGGATCGCCCGCGAGACCGCCGACTTCCTGCTCCGCGAGCTGCGCACCCCGGAGGGCGGCTTCGCGTCCGCTCTCGACGCCGACAGCCCCGACCCGGCAACGGGGAAGAGCGTCGAAGGAGCCTTCTACGCGTGGACACCGGCGCAGCTCGTCGAGGTCCTCGGTGAGGAGCGGGGTCAGTGGGCGGCGGGCGTCTTCGCGGTGACGGAGAACGGCACCTTCGAGCACGGCATGTCGACCTTGCAGCTGCGGCACTACCCCGTCGGTGCCGAGGACCAGGGGCGGCTGGCCGACGTACGCGACCGCCTGCTCGCCGCGCGCGCCGAACGCCCGCGCCCCGGGCTGGACGACAAGGTGGTCGCGGCGTGGAACGGCCTGGTGATCACCGGTCTCTGCGACGCGGGGCTACTGCTCGCAGACCAGCAGTACGTCGACGCCGCCGTCGTCGCAGGAGAGCTCCTCGAGCGCCTCCACCTGGTCCCGACAGACACCGGCGATCGGTCGATCCTGCGCGTCTCCCGGGATGGCGTGGCCGGGTCGCACGCGGGAGTGCTGGAGGACTACGGCTGCGTGGCGTCCGGGTTCCTCTCGCTCGTGCAGGCGACCGGCGACGCGAAGTGGCTCACCCTCGCGACGGCGGTGCTCGACCACGCGCTCGCGGGCTTCCGTGCACCGGACGGGGGGTTCTTCGACACCCACGCCGATGCCGAGGCGCTGGTCGCCCGGCCCCGCGACCCTGGGGACAACGCCTCGCCGAGCGGCTTCAGCAGCATGATCCACGCGCTGGTGACAGCCCATGCGCTCACCGGCGAGGGTCGCTACCGCGACGCTGCGGAGGAGGCGCTCGCCACGATCGCGGGGCTCGCCGAGCGGGCGCCCCGCTTCGCGGGGTGGTCCCTCGCCGCCGCCCACACGATGCTCGCCGGGCCGCTCGAGGTCGCGGTGGTCGGACCCGCCGGCGCCGAGCGTGACGCCCTCGCCGATCGTGCTCGCCGCATCCCCGGCGCAGTCGTGGTCGTCGCCGACGGACCGCGCGACGACGTACCCCTGCTGGTCGGGCGCACTCCGGTCGACGGCAGACCGGCTGCCTATGTGTGCCGCGGGTTCGTCTGCGAGCGTCCGGTGACATCCCCCGACAAGCTCCCATGA
- a CDS encoding FdhF/YdeP family oxidoreductase, whose product MGADDSRLLGSADESELEVEDPHDHAAGLKAVTVAMQRAVGQMGPVRTARALLRLNQADGFDCMSCAWPDPDPEHRHRAEFCENGAKAVAEEATKARVTPDFFARNSISDLLEQTDHWLGQQGRLTHPMVKWPDSDHYQPIGWDEAFMLVGDHLGALGSPDEALFYTSGRASNEAAFAYQLFARELGTNNLPDCSNMCHESSGVALIDTIGIGKGSVSLEDLYRADLIVLAGQNPGTNHPRMLSALEIAKRRGAKIISINPLREAGLVNFRNPQYPRGVVGKGTDLTDLHLQIRLNGDLALFQAIGSLLVEWGAVDHDFVSAHTEGFDAWRAHVAGVEWEQVVAATGLTRDQITEAARMIADSDATIYCWAMGLTQHRNAVATIKEVVNLALARGDIGKPGAGLCPVRGHSNVQGDRTMGIWEKPPAAFLDALADAYGFEPPRHHGYDTVECIHAMLEGKASVFVALGGNFLHAAPDTALTAAALEKTALTVQISTKLNRSHLITGRTALILPTLGRTERDEQVGGPQFVTVEDSMSVVHASRGRLDPASEHLRSEVAIVTGIAEAAFGADSVVDWAALRSDYRLIREGIERVVPGFEDYEQRVVQRTGFVLPHPPRDSRSFTTPSGKAHFTASAIETLEVPPGHLVLQTLRSHDQFNTTVYGLSDRYRGIEGGRLVVMVNRRDLEAMGLQDGDRVDIVGCWDDGRDRRVRDFRVVEYDTPVGTAAAYYPETNPLVPLGSAAVGSNTPTSKSVLVRLEPTR is encoded by the coding sequence ATGGGGGCCGACGACAGCCGGCTGCTCGGCTCCGCGGACGAGTCCGAGCTCGAGGTCGAGGACCCGCACGACCACGCGGCCGGGCTGAAGGCCGTCACGGTGGCGATGCAGCGCGCCGTGGGGCAGATGGGCCCGGTCCGTACGGCGCGCGCGCTGCTGCGCCTCAACCAGGCCGACGGCTTCGACTGCATGAGCTGTGCCTGGCCCGACCCGGACCCGGAGCACCGGCACCGTGCCGAGTTCTGCGAGAACGGTGCGAAGGCGGTGGCCGAGGAGGCGACGAAGGCGAGGGTGACGCCCGACTTCTTCGCCCGCAACAGCATCAGCGACCTGCTGGAGCAGACCGACCACTGGCTCGGCCAGCAGGGTCGCCTGACCCACCCGATGGTCAAGTGGCCGGACTCCGACCACTACCAGCCGATCGGCTGGGACGAGGCGTTCATGCTCGTCGGCGACCACCTCGGAGCGCTGGGCTCTCCGGACGAGGCCCTCTTCTACACGTCCGGCCGCGCCTCCAACGAGGCCGCCTTCGCCTACCAGCTGTTCGCGCGTGAGCTCGGGACCAACAACCTCCCCGACTGCTCGAACATGTGCCACGAGTCGAGCGGCGTCGCCCTGATCGACACCATCGGCATCGGCAAGGGCAGCGTGAGCCTGGAGGACCTCTACCGGGCGGACCTGATCGTCCTCGCCGGCCAGAACCCCGGGACCAACCACCCCCGGATGCTCTCGGCGCTCGAGATCGCCAAGCGGCGGGGCGCCAAGATCATCTCGATCAACCCGCTGCGCGAAGCGGGCCTGGTGAACTTCCGCAACCCGCAGTACCCGCGCGGCGTCGTGGGCAAGGGAACCGACCTCACCGACCTGCACCTGCAGATCCGTCTCAACGGAGACCTCGCGCTGTTCCAGGCCATCGGGTCGCTCCTGGTCGAGTGGGGGGCGGTCGACCACGACTTCGTCTCCGCACACACCGAGGGCTTCGACGCGTGGCGCGCCCACGTCGCCGGCGTCGAGTGGGAACAGGTCGTCGCGGCGACCGGGCTCACGCGCGACCAGATCACGGAGGCGGCGCGGATGATCGCCGACTCCGACGCCACCATCTACTGCTGGGCGATGGGACTGACCCAGCACCGCAACGCCGTCGCGACCATCAAGGAGGTCGTCAACCTCGCGCTCGCGCGCGGTGACATCGGCAAGCCCGGCGCCGGTCTCTGCCCGGTCCGCGGTCACTCCAACGTCCAGGGCGATCGCACCATGGGCATCTGGGAGAAGCCGCCGGCGGCGTTCCTGGACGCGCTGGCCGACGCCTACGGCTTCGAGCCTCCCCGTCACCACGGCTACGACACCGTGGAGTGCATCCACGCCATGCTCGAGGGCAAGGCGTCGGTGTTCGTCGCCCTGGGCGGCAACTTCCTGCACGCCGCGCCCGACACCGCGCTCACCGCGGCGGCGCTGGAGAAGACCGCGCTCACCGTGCAGATCTCCACCAAGCTCAACCGGTCGCACCTGATCACCGGCCGCACCGCCCTCATCCTGCCGACCTTGGGTCGTACCGAGCGCGACGAGCAGGTCGGGGGACCGCAGTTCGTCACGGTCGAGGACTCCATGTCGGTCGTGCACGCCTCCCGCGGCCGCCTGGATCCCGCCAGTGAGCACCTCCGCTCCGAGGTCGCGATTGTGACCGGCATCGCCGAGGCCGCCTTCGGCGCGGACTCGGTCGTGGACTGGGCGGCCCTGCGCTCCGACTACCGGCTGATCCGGGAGGGCATCGAGCGCGTGGTACCCGGCTTCGAGGACTACGAGCAGCGGGTCGTCCAGCGGACCGGGTTCGTGCTGCCGCACCCTCCGCGCGACAGCCGCAGCTTCACCACCCCGTCCGGCAAGGCGCACTTCACGGCGTCGGCGATCGAGACGCTCGAGGTGCCGCCCGGTCATCTGGTGCTGCAGACGCTGCGCAGCCACGACCAGTTCAACACCACCGTCTACGGGCTGAGCGATCGCTACCGCGGCATCGAGGGCGGCCGGCTGGTCGTGATGGTCAACCGCCGCGACCTGGAGGCGATGGGCCTACAGGACGGTGACCGGGTGGACATCGTCGGCTGCTGGGACGACGGCCGCGACCGTCGGGTCCGGGACTTCCGTGTCGTCGAGTACGACACCCCGGTCGGAACCGCGGCGGCCTACTATCCGGAGACCAACCCACTCGTACCCCTAGGCTCCGCGGCAGTGGGCAGCAACACCCCGACCTCGAAATCGGTCCTGGTGCGGCTCGAGCCGACCCGCTGA